In Anas acuta chromosome 5, bAnaAcu1.1, whole genome shotgun sequence, a single window of DNA contains:
- the LGMN gene encoding legumain: MILEVVVLLGCALGISTFPLEEPEDGGKHWVVIVAGSNGWYNYRHQADVCHAYQIVHRNGIPDEQIIVMMYDDIADNDENPTKGIVINRPNGTDVYAGVPKDYTKEDVTPKNFLAVLRGDEEAMKGVGSGKVLKSGPKDHVFVYFTDHGAPGLLAFPDDDLHVKDLNKTIWYMYRHKKYQKMVFYIEACESGSMMNHLADHINVYATTAANPRESSYACYYDDERQTYLGDWYSVNWMEDSDMEDLRKETLHKQFQLVKKRTNTSHVMQYGNKSISSMKVMQFQGMGKKAAPISLPPVEHYDLTPSPDVPLAIMKRKLMATNDMYEARKIAAEMKTHLEAKEFIKESMRKIITLITGSREQTNQILSDRSTISNYDCYQSAVNHFKAHCFNWHSPLYEYALRQLYALVNVCEGGYPIERIHLAMDQVCRGY; this comes from the exons ATGATATTGGAAGTGgttgtgctgctgggctgtgctctggGCATCAGCACCTTCCCCCTGGAAGAACCTGAAGATGGAGGCAAGCACTGGGTGGTGATTGTTGCAGGCTCAAATGGCTGGTACAACTATCGACACCAG GCAGATGTGTGCCACGCGTACCAGATCGTACACCGAAATGGAATTCCAGATGAACAGATCATTGTCATGATGTATGATGACATTGCAGATAATGATGA GAATCCCACAAAAGGCATTGTCATCAATAGACCTAATGGCACAGATGTGTATGCTGGAGTGCCAAAGGACTATACGAAGGAG GATGTTACTCCAAAGAACTTCCTTGCTGTTCTTAGAGGGGATGAGGAAGCCATGAAAGGTGTGGGATCAGGAAAAGTATTGAAAAG TGGTCCCAAGGAtcatgtatttgtttatttcactGACCATGGAGCTCCAGGACTTCTAGCTTTTCCTGATGACGAT CTTCACGTGAAGGACTTGAATAAGACTATTTGGTACATGTATCGTCACAAGAAATACCAAAAG ATGGTGTTTTACATTGAAGCATGTGAGTCTGGATCTATGATGAATCATTTGGCTGATCATATCAATG TTTATGCAACAACTGCTGCCAATCCCAGGGAGTCTTCTTACGCATGTTATTATGATGATGAAAGGCAGACTTATCTTGGTGACTGGTACAGCGTGAATTGGATGGAAGATTCAGATATG GAGGATCTAAGAAAAGAAACGCTCCACAAGCAGTTTCAGCTGGTGAAGAAACGCACCAACACCAGCCATGTGATGCAGTATGGAAACAAG agtATCTCCTCTATGAAAGTGATGCAGTTTCAGGGCATGGGGAAGAAAGCTGCCCCCATTTCACTGCCACCTGTAGAACACTACGACCTCACACCTAGTCCTGATGTGCCTCTTGCTATCATGAAACGAAAGCTGATGGCTACCAATGACATGTATGAGGCTAGGAAGATTGCTGCAGAGATGAAGACACACCTGGAG GCTAAAGAATTTATCAAGGAATCCATGCGGAAGATCATTACCCTAATAACAGGATCAAGAGAACAGACCAACCAAATTCTGTCAGACAGATCGACCATCAGCAATTATGACTGCTACCAGTCAGCGGTGAACCACTTCAAAGCTCATTGCTTCAACTGGCACTCTCCCTTG TATGAGTATGCCCTGAGACAGCTGTACGCCTTGGTCAACGTCTGTGAAGGAGGATACCCCATTGAGAG AATACACTTGGCCATGGATCAAGTGTGCCGTGGATATTGA